A single window of Rubripirellula lacrimiformis DNA harbors:
- a CDS encoding beta strand repeat-containing protein has protein sequence MLLANNRKRLLLAAMIVGTAVPSVANAQSPTGGNIVAGAGVIDNSIANLTNITTTTDRAVINWSDFSVGQGHTVNFDQIHSNSAVLNKVVSGAPQSLINGAITSNGNVFVSNASGVVIGSTGTINTNGFTATTLDISNERFMSGNLSFSGSSSAAITNNGLISTGAGGAHLIASQVFNNGTIESTGTINLATGGRLKMAGGTYIQADLDTIKGGIAAGASLIGNSGTIRAIGGLNVGGEVYLVNPNGRIVNDATITAALTNPSGSQTGGKVEMLASTEAILNQGTIDVSGTTGGRVVVTGETVTLEASTIDASGELAGGDVRIGGGWKGQDAEIANANQTSVSADTVISADATVRGDAGTVVVWADGNTEFSGQINARALGQGNGGNAEVSGKDHLTFTGNADLRSASGQYGNLLLDPSTFTIDAGNEDAIRAQWGSSALTIEADNLIEVLSDLFPTVSSGGDEKTYADGSKTALTLREASSGDGAVNINIAAEIRDSRQGSAAVEFNAGTGTFTVTEDGRISSSLGGASDVTVTAGEVDVAGASSIDKLIATGDATVGLGTGATGQLNLSDDDLAHLSVGEIQASDVDIEMGESASAISSLHIDADTVNIDRFAGRSLSISSDDLTITGPVAGSGTFQFNGKSSKTIGLGSAAGDLQFSKSILEGITGFWTFDIGTATGPGSDIAIDDAALNFNSVTLRGSSIDIDTLEIGINLKLVTDFLNVQNQIVKASDSGTLTFDTMTSSQSIGLGDATVGGFNVTADEFDFLGTYNYLWVTGGSGDVRADMDFTGKYATGITIDAVSGNAFIDEVTTDSGFFKLTSGDIYVASALTGDAGNTDLQLFSGSSSMAVAAASAGVWNLDSNEFDRITNFESVTFQNTSSSGLLEVAGADFANPVDFGTITTGAVNLLSDWLVISDIKVPEALSISVFGPLDINGAVTTENSDSFLTINAGRVSSTSGSRATSVGLGSDSTGAIHLSDAEINNIVGFDTIDVDHVSASTPGTTTINATFDKNLKVSGSRSIDVTSLTTTGGSNIDLATAYQSGGTGNIGTDKIDVTNINASGDIKLDAAQVEINGVAQTTQGDVLVDATRTAIGNGTQTSAVSLGSANGSTTVNTETLTIDASASASAQLGFAFTDTTSDVNGDIAVNASGDIVLTGNGTHFATIGHGDAPGNDDTGKSVAGDVTVSGSKNVSITKGHIGHMIDAGGTYASGSTMVYAGLSDFSEDNPDRDVDDFHQPYIMISDAESEFVSAAFADDGKLGFYVPDVSQFHIDPDASLNGGHATGSVPTNYGGPSDPNNDYAGEYVGDAGQNWSIFSAPIGLEIQIGDSASVYGADIIDFADVTLLGDNSNLFGATTEAELNLAADYDGLSGESDAGTTVLQIKTDDLKKGYYVKRIYREGETFGSGPGTTINTAGTHTITPAELTIQIDSQTKQYGDLFTWDGTEFDATGLVNGQTIDTLTLGSDGAAATANVTGGPYSITSTAITGSDFKSSNYDIHYSAGALSVTRAPLTVNLNPITKAVGLEANLTGREFSIIGLKNNDLVESITQTSDGIPAEAIVGVYELLGSHPIGSVFDATNYEITIADSTLTVLSPTNNTAHDVWSRAGLAAGSVNQLLGGGVGSINSSQQGSTSVELSDSGLGSDADAPTSPEDSTR, from the coding sequence ATGCTGCTGGCTAACAATCGCAAACGCCTCCTGTTGGCTGCCATGATTGTTGGAACCGCAGTCCCCAGCGTTGCCAATGCCCAGTCACCCACAGGTGGCAACATTGTCGCTGGTGCGGGCGTGATCGATAACAGCATTGCGAATCTGACCAATATCACCACGACGACGGATCGCGCCGTCATCAACTGGTCGGACTTTTCCGTTGGGCAAGGTCACACGGTTAACTTCGATCAGATCCATTCCAATTCAGCGGTCTTGAACAAGGTCGTCTCCGGCGCCCCTCAGTCGCTGATCAACGGTGCGATCACTTCCAACGGGAACGTCTTCGTGTCGAACGCCAGTGGCGTGGTGATCGGATCCACCGGCACGATCAACACGAACGGTTTCACCGCGACGACGTTGGACATTTCCAACGAACGTTTCATGAGCGGAAATCTGTCGTTTTCGGGCAGTTCGTCGGCCGCCATCACGAACAACGGATTGATCTCTACCGGCGCTGGTGGAGCCCACCTGATCGCATCGCAGGTTTTCAACAACGGAACCATCGAATCGACCGGCACCATCAACTTGGCGACTGGCGGTCGTCTGAAGATGGCTGGCGGCACCTACATCCAAGCCGACCTCGATACGATCAAGGGCGGGATCGCCGCGGGTGCATCCCTGATCGGCAACAGTGGCACGATCCGAGCGATCGGCGGCCTGAATGTGGGCGGCGAAGTCTATCTAGTCAATCCGAACGGTCGAATCGTCAACGACGCAACCATCACCGCGGCACTGACGAATCCCAGCGGTTCGCAAACCGGTGGCAAGGTTGAAATGCTGGCTTCCACCGAAGCGATCCTGAACCAGGGCACCATTGACGTCAGCGGCACGACCGGCGGACGAGTCGTCGTGACAGGCGAAACCGTTACCTTGGAAGCATCGACGATTGACGCATCCGGCGAACTGGCCGGCGGTGACGTCCGAATCGGCGGCGGCTGGAAAGGGCAAGACGCGGAAATTGCCAATGCAAATCAGACGTCCGTTTCCGCCGACACGGTGATCAGCGCCGACGCCACGGTTCGCGGTGACGCCGGCACGGTCGTGGTATGGGCCGATGGCAACACCGAGTTTTCTGGCCAAATCAACGCCAGGGCGCTGGGGCAAGGCAATGGCGGAAACGCCGAAGTATCCGGGAAAGACCACCTGACCTTCACCGGCAACGCGGACCTGCGATCGGCCAGTGGCCAGTACGGGAACTTGCTGCTGGATCCATCGACCTTCACGATCGATGCGGGGAACGAAGACGCGATTCGAGCCCAGTGGGGATCCAGCGCGTTGACCATCGAAGCGGACAACCTAATCGAAGTCCTATCGGATCTGTTCCCCACCGTATCGTCCGGCGGTGATGAGAAGACGTACGCAGACGGATCCAAAACCGCGCTGACGCTACGCGAGGCCAGCAGCGGCGACGGTGCGGTGAACATCAACATCGCGGCCGAGATCCGTGATTCCCGACAAGGATCCGCTGCGGTCGAATTCAATGCCGGAACCGGCACGTTCACGGTGACCGAAGACGGACGCATCAGCAGTTCGCTGGGCGGGGCTTCAGACGTCACGGTGACCGCCGGCGAAGTCGATGTTGCCGGTGCTAGTTCGATCGACAAGTTGATCGCGACCGGTGACGCAACGGTCGGTTTGGGGACCGGAGCGACCGGCCAACTGAACCTCAGCGATGACGACCTTGCCCATCTATCGGTTGGCGAAATTCAGGCCAGCGACGTCGATATCGAAATGGGCGAATCGGCCAGTGCGATCTCGTCGCTTCACATCGACGCCGACACAGTCAACATCGACCGCTTTGCCGGACGATCGCTGTCGATCAGTTCAGACGACCTGACCATCACCGGTCCGGTTGCGGGCAGTGGGACCTTTCAATTCAACGGCAAGTCCAGCAAGACCATCGGGCTAGGCAGTGCAGCCGGCGATCTGCAATTTTCCAAATCCATCTTGGAAGGAATCACCGGTTTTTGGACCTTTGATATCGGCACCGCTACCGGCCCCGGAAGCGACATCGCGATCGACGACGCAGCATTGAACTTCAATTCAGTCACGCTGCGAGGTTCATCGATTGATATCGACACACTGGAAATCGGAATCAACCTAAAACTGGTCACCGACTTCCTGAACGTGCAGAATCAAATCGTCAAAGCATCCGACAGCGGGACGCTGACTTTCGACACGATGACCAGTTCGCAGAGCATTGGCCTGGGCGATGCAACGGTGGGTGGTTTCAATGTCACCGCCGATGAGTTCGATTTCTTGGGGACCTACAATTACCTGTGGGTGACCGGCGGCAGCGGCGACGTCCGCGCCGACATGGACTTCACCGGCAAGTACGCGACCGGAATCACGATTGATGCGGTTAGCGGGAATGCCTTCATCGACGAAGTGACCACCGACTCTGGTTTCTTCAAGCTGACCAGCGGTGACATCTACGTCGCCAGTGCACTGACCGGTGACGCCGGGAACACGGATCTGCAGTTGTTCTCGGGGTCCAGCAGCATGGCAGTGGCTGCCGCGTCTGCGGGCGTCTGGAACCTGGACAGTAACGAATTCGACCGCATCACGAATTTCGAATCGGTGACATTCCAGAACACCAGCTCGTCGGGCCTGCTGGAAGTGGCCGGCGCCGATTTCGCCAATCCGGTCGACTTTGGCACGATCACGACGGGGGCGGTCAACTTGCTGAGCGACTGGCTGGTCATCAGTGACATCAAAGTTCCCGAAGCCCTTAGCATCTCCGTTTTCGGACCACTGGATATCAACGGTGCGGTCACAACCGAGAACAGCGATAGTTTCCTGACGATCAATGCGGGAAGAGTTTCCAGCACGAGCGGATCGCGAGCAACATCGGTTGGACTCGGCAGTGATTCCACCGGCGCCATTCACTTAAGTGATGCGGAAATCAACAACATCGTCGGGTTCGACACGATCGATGTCGATCACGTTTCGGCATCGACACCCGGCACCACGACGATCAATGCCACGTTCGACAAGAATCTGAAGGTCAGTGGCAGTCGCTCGATCGATGTCACTTCGCTGACCACCACGGGCGGCAGCAACATTGACCTGGCCACCGCCTATCAGTCCGGTGGGACTGGCAATATCGGGACCGACAAGATTGACGTCACCAACATCAATGCCTCGGGCGACATCAAGCTGGACGCCGCTCAGGTCGAGATCAACGGTGTAGCGCAAACCACTCAGGGCGATGTTTTGGTCGACGCGACGCGGACCGCGATCGGCAACGGCACGCAAACCAGCGCCGTCAGTCTGGGCAGTGCAAACGGTTCGACGACCGTCAATACAGAAACCTTAACGATCGATGCCAGTGCCAGTGCATCGGCGCAGCTTGGATTCGCATTCACGGACACCACATCGGATGTCAACGGAGACATCGCGGTGAACGCGTCCGGCGACATCGTGTTGACTGGAAACGGTACGCACTTCGCAACCATCGGGCATGGCGATGCCCCCGGAAACGATGACACCGGAAAGTCGGTTGCTGGTGATGTGACGGTCTCGGGAAGCAAGAATGTCTCGATCACCAAGGGCCACATTGGTCACATGATCGATGCCGGCGGAACTTACGCATCCGGTAGCACCATGGTCTACGCTGGACTGTCGGATTTCAGTGAAGACAACCCCGATCGTGACGTCGATGACTTCCATCAACCCTACATAATGATTTCAGACGCCGAATCGGAATTCGTCAGTGCAGCATTTGCAGACGACGGGAAACTGGGTTTCTATGTACCGGACGTCTCGCAGTTTCACATTGATCCCGACGCATCGCTTAACGGCGGTCACGCGACCGGTTCGGTGCCGACCAACTATGGTGGTCCAAGCGATCCCAACAACGACTACGCTGGCGAATACGTCGGCGACGCGGGACAGAACTGGTCCATTTTCTCCGCGCCGATTGGTCTAGAAATTCAAATTGGTGATTCCGCATCGGTCTACGGAGCGGACATCATCGATTTTGCGGACGTGACCTTACTAGGTGACAATTCGAATCTGTTTGGTGCGACCACCGAAGCCGAATTGAACCTTGCTGCGGACTATGACGGACTGAGCGGCGAATCCGATGCCGGCACGACTGTCCTGCAAATCAAAACCGATGACCTGAAGAAAGGTTACTACGTCAAACGCATCTATCGTGAAGGCGAAACGTTCGGGTCGGGGCCCGGCACCACCATCAACACCGCCGGCACTCACACGATCACCCCCGCGGAATTGACGATTCAGATTGATAGTCAAACGAAGCAGTATGGCGATCTATTCACTTGGGACGGTACCGAATTCGACGCCACCGGACTCGTTAACGGGCAAACAATTGACACTCTGACATTGGGTTCCGATGGTGCTGCCGCGACGGCAAACGTGACCGGTGGTCCGTACAGTATCACGTCCACGGCGATCACCGGATCGGACTTCAAGTCATCGAACTACGACATCCATTATAGCGCCGGTGCGCTTTCGGTGACGCGTGCTCCGTTGACCGTCAACCTAAACCCAATCACGAAAGCCGTGGGCTTGGAAGCGAATTTGACGGGCAGAGAGTTTTCGATCATCGGATTGAAAAACAACGATCTGGTGGAAAGTATCACCCAGACAAGCGATGGGATCCCTGCTGAAGCCATCGTGGGCGTCTACGAGCTTCTTGGCAGCCATCCAATCGGATCGGTCTTCGATGCCACCAACTATGAGATCACGATTGCAGATTCGACTTTGACGGTACTATCCCCCACCAATAACACTGCACACGACGTCTGGTCACGAGCTGGCTTGGCGGCCGGTTCGGTCAACCAGCTGCTTGGCGGAGGCGTGGGATCGATCAACAGCAGTCAACAGGGCAGCACGTCGGTCGAACTATCGGATTCCGGTTTGGGCAGCGATGCCGATGCCCCCACATCACCCGAAGACTCGACCCGGTAA